The Nocardia sp. BMG51109 nucleotide sequence CGCAGGTCGGTGCGCTGGAACGCGGAGTAGCGCCACTTGGTGACCTGGATGTCGCGCGGGTCCGGGCGCAGGGCGTCGATCACGTCGGTGTCGGGGCCCTGGGCCATTCCGGTGCCCCAGAAATCGGCCAGGATGCCGCGGCGGGAGGGATGCTGATTGCCCGGCTGCATGGTGTAGATCACCGGAATTCCCAACTCGTGGCAGCGGTTTCGCAATCGGGCGATATTCGCGACGAAGGTGCGGACCGGGTCGCTGTCCGGGTCGTAGGCCGCCAGGAAATACCGCTGCATGTCGTGGATCAGCAGCGCGGCGCGGCCGGGTTCGAGCCGCCAGGGCACCTGGTTGGCCGTCACCTCCGCCGCGGTGGGCAGCGGATACGGCGCGATCGGGGGGATGGGCATGGCTAATCTCCGGGTCGTTGGTTGCGGCGGATCAGGCCGAGTACGGATCAAGCGAC carries:
- a CDS encoding isochorismatase family protein, whose amino-acid sequence is MPIPPIAPYPLPTAAEVTANQVPWRLEPGRAALLIHDMQRYFLAAYDPDSDPVRTFVANIARLRNRCHELGIPVIYTMQPGNQHPSRRGILADFWGTGMAQGPDTDVIDALRPDPRDIQVTKWRYSAFQRTDLRELLGFRNRDQLVVTGVYAHMGVMLSAAEAFMSDIHPFFALDATADFTRDEHLMAANYTARRCGAVLTTEDLLHQLEPAPAEPATPEPAG